A genomic stretch from Methylophilus medardicus includes:
- a CDS encoding S24 family peptidase yields the protein MHEWIKNDRLPRESALKDLERKTGRPVAWWIGNTDEDASLLGAAPSAAIEESEADMEYIKYFEPGSSNDLNNNNYLLMQISRNMLDVSAVTDVDPSHIITITVNTDTLNPSFKLGEQALVDTSCQHIHEDGVYVIQQGKTLRIKRIKLRLDGQIEVRGDASDGFTPEIYTREEAEKFLIVGKLLPYRFGKTDL from the coding sequence GTGCACGAATGGATCAAGAATGATCGGTTACCGAGAGAGTCTGCCCTCAAAGATCTCGAGCGCAAGACTGGCCGACCTGTCGCATGGTGGATAGGGAATACCGATGAAGATGCCTCTTTGCTGGGAGCCGCTCCCAGCGCAGCGATAGAGGAAAGTGAAGCAGACATGGAGTACATTAAGTATTTCGAGCCAGGTAGCTCGAACGACTTGAATAATAACAACTATTTATTAATGCAAATCTCGAGAAATATGCTCGATGTTTCAGCCGTGACCGATGTGGACCCGAGTCATATCATTACGATTACGGTCAATACGGACACGCTGAACCCCAGTTTTAAATTGGGGGAGCAGGCACTGGTAGATACAAGTTGCCAGCACATCCATGAAGACGGTGTGTATGTCATTCAGCAGGGCAAGACGCTTAGAATTAAGCGGATTAAACTGCGGCTTGATGGTCAGATCGAAGTTCGAGGAGACGCTAGCGATGGGTTTACCCCCGAGATTTACACGCGAGAGGAAGCCGAGAAGTTTTTAATTGTCGGCAAACTGCTGCCATACCGATTTGGTAAAACAGACCTGTAG
- a CDS encoding cation transporter gives MLNLIRKYTSRVRSNNPEQTALKVSLFATALLGCTATLFAIWADSAALLLDGAFGLSDILFSWAALKVSRLIQNGHSKNYPFGYHAFEAFLNLVNALMAMALLVFSALMALIAISHGGRHPHSLAVAIFALFSAIVCLLMWRFTDAKAKESGSALLKLDVVNWQIDGLITLAISIGFFMATLIEHTFLARFAPYFDPMIVLFVCIIAFPEPLSIFKRFLKQLLGANTMPALSARINSLYTLAFLQNSPTFHACIHEDLDIECKSLELGRMIYIWIELKVPCDHKLAQLCHQFELRTDLERLYRHNFKDRNVCVDVIFTPAKQDLQFLQFA, from the coding sequence ATGCTAAATCTAATCCGTAAATATACGAGCCGTGTTCGCAGTAACAATCCTGAACAGACGGCGCTCAAAGTCAGCCTATTTGCAACAGCGCTACTTGGTTGCACTGCAACACTATTTGCAATATGGGCTGACTCGGCGGCGCTATTGCTGGATGGGGCATTTGGCTTATCTGATATTTTATTTTCTTGGGCCGCCCTTAAAGTCAGCCGTTTGATTCAGAATGGGCACTCAAAAAATTATCCTTTCGGCTACCATGCATTTGAGGCTTTTCTCAACCTAGTCAATGCATTAATGGCCATGGCTTTATTAGTGTTTTCTGCGCTGATGGCTTTGATTGCGATCTCGCACGGAGGTAGGCACCCGCATTCCTTGGCGGTCGCTATTTTTGCGCTATTTTCTGCGATAGTGTGCCTGCTGATGTGGCGATTTACAGATGCAAAAGCAAAAGAGTCTGGCTCTGCACTCCTTAAATTGGACGTGGTGAACTGGCAAATTGATGGCCTAATCACGCTGGCAATTTCGATCGGATTTTTTATGGCCACCCTCATTGAACACACGTTTCTTGCCCGTTTTGCGCCTTATTTTGACCCGATGATTGTGCTATTTGTCTGCATCATTGCGTTTCCGGAACCGTTAAGTATTTTCAAACGGTTTTTAAAGCAACTGTTGGGTGCCAACACCATGCCTGCACTCTCAGCAAGAATTAATAGTCTGTATACATTGGCTTTTTTACAAAATTCGCCCACTTTTCATGCCTGCATCCACGAAGATTTAGATATTGAGTGCAAGTCACTAGAACTGGGCCGAATGATTTATATTTGGATAGAATTAAAGGTCCCATGCGACCACAAATTGGCACAACTATGTCATCAGTTCGAATTAAGAACAGATCTTGAGCGCCTGTATAGGCACAACTTTAAAGATAGAAATGTGTGTGTCGATGTCATTTTCACGCCCGCTAAGCAAGATTTGCAGTTTTTACAATTTGCCTAA
- a CDS encoding SDR family oxidoreductase, translated as MPASAPAMTRILITGASSGLGAAFATAYAKKLGANAMLALCGRNEVALHRLADQLRSSFQSTCVVYPADVRDAGGMQAIANNFMVAHGTPHIIIANAGVSRGTLTEHVEDISAFRAVFETNVLGMVHTFQPFIEAMKLSRTLGEPAQLVGIASVAGIRGLPGSGAYSASKAAAITYLESLRIEMQQYNIPVTTIAPGYIRTPMTAVNTYRMPFLMDAETFATHALRAIAAHRRFTIIPWQMGLIARLMRLIPASVWDAIMKNAPHKARQTSE; from the coding sequence ATGCCCGCCAGCGCCCCAGCAATGACACGCATTCTGATTACCGGTGCTTCAAGCGGGTTGGGCGCTGCGTTTGCCACCGCTTATGCCAAAAAATTGGGTGCCAATGCAATGTTGGCGCTTTGCGGCCGAAACGAAGTGGCGTTGCATCGACTAGCAGATCAACTAAGATCGTCGTTCCAATCAACTTGTGTGGTTTATCCGGCAGATGTACGCGATGCGGGAGGGATGCAAGCGATCGCAAACAATTTTATGGTGGCGCATGGCACGCCCCATATCATCATTGCCAATGCCGGCGTTAGTCGCGGGACCTTAACTGAGCATGTAGAGGATATTTCAGCGTTTCGGGCAGTGTTTGAGACCAATGTCCTCGGCATGGTACATACCTTTCAGCCCTTTATTGAGGCGATGAAACTAAGCCGAACACTTGGCGAGCCCGCGCAATTGGTCGGCATTGCCAGTGTTGCTGGCATTCGCGGCTTGCCAGGCTCAGGGGCCTACAGCGCAAGCAAAGCGGCCGCCATCACCTATTTAGAGAGCTTGCGGATTGAGATGCAACAATACAATATCCCAGTCACCACGATTGCCCCTGGTTATATTCGTACGCCGATGACCGCGGTGAACACTTACCGTATGCCGTTTTTAATGGACGCAGAGACGTTTGCAACCCATGCCTTGCGCGCAATTGCTGCACATCGCCGCTTCACCATCATCCCCTGGCAAATGGGCTTGATTGCCAGACTGATGCGGCTTATTCCTGCCAGCGTGTGGGATGCCATCATGAAAAATGCCCCGCATAAGGCGAGGCAGACTTCTGAATAG
- a CDS encoding YegP family protein, producing the protein MQDYFAIYKNLLDALFWGEESMAGWFELTKSDKTEQFSFVLKAGNSEPILRSEQYTTKAAALNGITSVQTNSALDARYQALAAKDGRPYFNLLAGNHQIIGTSQMYASEAARDKGIASVKNYGASKVIKDLTAG; encoded by the coding sequence ATGCAAGATTATTTTGCAATTTACAAAAACCTTTTAGATGCACTATTTTGGGGAGAAGAAAGTATGGCAGGTTGGTTTGAGCTGACAAAAAGTGACAAGACGGAACAATTTAGTTTTGTATTAAAAGCAGGTAATAGTGAGCCGATTTTGAGGAGTGAGCAGTACACCACGAAAGCCGCGGCGCTCAATGGTATTACATCGGTACAAACAAATAGTGCGTTGGATGCGCGCTATCAAGCATTGGCCGCAAAAGACGGTAGACCTTATTTCAATCTGCTCGCCGGTAACCATCAAATTATTGGTACCAGCCAAATGTATGCTTCAGAAGCGGCGCGTGATAAAGGGATTGCGTCAGTCAAAAATTATGGCGCCTCTAAAGTCATCAAAGACCTGACAGCCGGTTAA
- a CDS encoding DUF4019 domain-containing protein: MRFFYSLVLSITLLIGSFIYMLWANTVYAAEVPAQTTATVSLDSLVTNAVNIVKAFDGGAAKQVWDSASQQTKKYQTRDVFAKSIADSRKPLGDIAGRKWLSVESVEITKPGNVAPGNYINVLFASGFTGSKEPARESVTYVNENGTWYFAGYMLLVPPSITNPVGGFAPPSAAAPAQSMSDSAESKSKSKKK; this comes from the coding sequence ATGCGTTTTTTTTATAGTTTGGTTTTATCCATCACGCTGTTGATCGGCAGTTTTATTTATATGCTATGGGCTAATACTGTTTATGCCGCGGAAGTACCAGCACAAACCACCGCTACTGTTTCACTGGATAGCTTAGTCACCAATGCGGTCAACATTGTCAAGGCATTCGACGGTGGCGCGGCAAAGCAAGTCTGGGATAGCGCTAGTCAGCAAACAAAAAAATATCAAACCCGCGATGTATTCGCAAAAAGTATTGCTGATTCGCGCAAACCGCTGGGTGATATTGCGGGCAGAAAATGGTTGTCTGTCGAGTCCGTCGAAATCACCAAGCCAGGAAATGTCGCCCCAGGCAACTACATCAATGTTCTGTTTGCAAGTGGCTTTACAGGCTCAAAAGAGCCCGCACGTGAATCCGTAACCTACGTCAATGAAAACGGCACTTGGTATTTTGCTGGCTACATGTTGTTGGTTCCGCCATCGATTACAAATCCTGTAGGTGGATTTGCACCGCCGAGCGCGGCAGCGCCAGCCCAGTCGATGTCTGACAGTGCCGAGTCAAAATCAAAATCCAAGAAAAAATAA